One Panicum virgatum strain AP13 chromosome 9K, P.virgatum_v5, whole genome shotgun sequence genomic region harbors:
- the LOC120650905 gene encoding rubisco accumulation factor 1, chloroplastic-like encodes MLSLSHPAAASAVPRHRRAPRHAAAPSRRRATHIAASAILLPGGGGPGDRKKLPFTPPPMAPPGRLYQPFHPPPSPLPPSYRTLDLTQRLEVLRDRMGRWHEYAPLIAALSRDGFTPSSIEEATGISGVEQNCLVVASQVRDSLLSETAAFPPDLVPYFDSLGGPELLYELRFLNARQRADAAKHSIDHRLEPKGVRELARSMKDFPRRRGVDDGWEDFDGASPGDCLAFARFRQSREAIDVADRIAELERALQVVATDPARARVELEMERARKKAAGEEVEEEDAAAAARPAVNVVRLQYGEVAEATTVLLLPVVRETDGVAAMEAAPRRTKTDVDLGIVEVDKAWARWAVVPGWGPVAAAAEEAVVVELADGRKLPWRTAEEEPVLVIANRSQKEVAEKGLYILEKEGRLVVERGRKLAEQGITTAAAEVLIVVRPPRDEDDMISDEEWD; translated from the coding sequence AtgctctccctctcccaccccgccgcggcctccgccgtgccgcgccaccgccgcgcgccccgccacgccgccgcgccgtcccgccgccgcgccacccacATCGCCGCGAGCGCCATCctgctccccggcggcggcggccccggcgaCCGGAAAAAGCTCCCCTTCACCCCGCCCCCGATGGCGCCGCCGGGCCGGCTCTACCAGCCCTtccacccgccgccgtccccgctgCCGCCCAGCTACCGCACCCTCGACCTCACCCAGCGCCTCGAGGTCCTCCGCGACCGCATGGGCCGGTGGCACGAGTACGCGCCCCTCATCGCCGCGCTCTCCCGGGACGGTTTCACCCCGTCTTCCATCGAGGAGGCCACCGGCATCTCCGGCGTCGAGCAGAACTGCCTCGTCGTCGCCTCGCAGGTGCGCGACTCGCTCCTCAGCGAGACCGCCGCCTTCCCGCCCGACCTGGTCCCCTACTTCGACTCCCTCGGCGGGCCCGAGCTGCTCTACGAGCTCCGCTTCCTCAACGCGCGCCagcgcgccgacgccgccaaACACTCCATCGACCACCGCCTCGAGCCCAAGGGCGTGCGGGAGCTCGCGCGCTCCATGAAGGACTTCCCGCGGCGCCGCGGGGTCGACGACGGGTGGGAGGACTTCGACGGGGCCTCCCCCGGCGACTGCCTCGCCTTCGCGCGCTTCCGCCAGTCGCGGGAGGCCATCGACGTGGCGGACCGCAtcgccgagctcgagcgcgcGCTGCAGGTGGTGGCCACCGACCCTGCCAGGGCGCGCGTCGAGCTCGAGATGGAGCGCGCGAGGAAGAaggccgccggagaggaggtggaggaggaggacgccgccgccgcggctcgcccAGCCGTCAACGTGGTGCGGCTCCAGTACGGCGAGGTCGCCGAGGCTACCaccgtgctgctgctgccggtggTGCGCGAGACGGACGGCGTCGCCGCCATGGAGGCCGCCCCCAGGCGGACCAAGACGGACGTGGACCTCGGCATCGTCGAGGTGGACAAGGCGTGGGCGCGGTGGGCCGTCGTGCCCGGATGGGGCCCCGTCGccgcggcagcggaggaggcggTCGTGGTCGAGCTGGCCGACGGGCGCAAGTTGCCGTGGcggacggcggaggaggagccggtGCTGGTCATCGCCAACCGGAGCCAGAAGGAGGTGGCGGAGAAGGGGCTTTACATCCTCGAGAAGGAAGGCCGGCTTGTGGTGGAGAGAGGGAGAAAGCTGGCTGAGCAGGGCAtcaccactgccgccgccgaggtGCTGATCGTCGTCCGGCCGCCCAGGGACGAGGACGACATGATCAGCGATGAGGAGTGGGACTGA